The following coding sequences lie in one Candidatus Nitrospira allomarina genomic window:
- a CDS encoding DNA polymerase Y family protein, with the protein MMDRQIVCLCIPRFEVALARLDAPSLRTRPVAVASAHASRAIIREVSPEAEDAGVIPGLQADRARRRCPSLQLVPPNPTRVAQAHHALVSCMIPIAPIWESFRPGHFYLDLTGTTRLFGATCDTTMRLERDLTSRLGLQAVAGIGTNKLVAQMASSILTPPQLCDVRAGSEQDFLSPLPVSILPGLQGPGGSALHTRLIDLNLQTIGDVSDVSLEALETVCGRWGHRLYQWARGIDFLPVVAPEASLSLTHSYLFEPDTIDYDRLLGGLSCLLDSLCHDLRRRQRLCHRLRLTLLFSDQLTVHHSSVLSTPTHWEVDMFPSAQTLFRRCFQRRVRVRSLTIRSNSFRPPPEQLSLFPSPALEEPQALPRPHRLALALDRLHTRFGMKVIQWGRSHLASRLD; encoded by the coding sequence ATGATGGACCGTCAAATTGTCTGTTTATGTATTCCTCGATTCGAAGTGGCTCTGGCACGCCTCGACGCCCCCTCCTTACGCACCAGACCTGTCGCGGTGGCTTCTGCCCATGCGTCCCGTGCCATCATCCGTGAAGTTTCTCCCGAAGCTGAAGACGCCGGAGTCATACCCGGGCTTCAGGCCGATCGGGCCAGACGACGCTGTCCCTCGCTTCAACTCGTGCCTCCCAACCCTACTCGCGTTGCCCAAGCCCATCATGCTCTCGTGTCGTGCATGATACCGATCGCACCCATTTGGGAGTCGTTTAGGCCTGGCCATTTTTATTTAGATTTGACCGGCACCACTCGACTGTTTGGCGCAACCTGTGACACCACGATGCGTTTAGAGCGCGATCTGACATCGCGACTTGGGCTACAAGCCGTCGCCGGTATCGGGACCAATAAGCTTGTCGCACAAATGGCCAGCTCCATCCTCACCCCGCCCCAATTATGTGATGTCCGGGCAGGCTCCGAACAGGACTTTTTATCGCCTTTACCCGTCTCAATACTTCCCGGGCTCCAAGGTCCTGGAGGGTCCGCACTCCACACACGCTTGATCGATTTGAATCTACAGACCATCGGCGACGTGAGCGACGTGAGTTTGGAAGCCTTGGAGACCGTCTGCGGTCGATGGGGCCACCGGCTCTATCAGTGGGCACGGGGGATTGATTTTTTGCCGGTCGTTGCTCCTGAGGCCTCGTTATCGCTGACCCATTCCTATCTCTTTGAGCCGGATACAATTGACTATGACCGGCTCCTTGGAGGCCTGTCATGTCTTCTGGATTCTCTCTGCCATGATCTACGTCGGCGACAGCGCCTGTGTCATCGCCTCAGACTGACGCTGCTCTTTAGTGATCAGCTCACGGTTCACCATTCATCTGTCTTATCCACACCCACACATTGGGAGGTTGATATGTTTCCATCAGCTCAGACCTTATTCCGTCGGTGCTTTCAACGACGCGTCCGCGTGCGCTCACTGACCATTCGAAGTAATAGCTTTCGTCCTCCACCCGAACAACTATCGCTCTTCCCATCACCTGCCCTGGAAGAACCTCAGGCACTCCCCCGTCCCCATCGATTGGCATTAGCCCTTGATCGTTTGCATACCCGGTTCGGCATGAAAGTCATTCAATGGGGACGCTCACACCTGGCCTCTCGTTTAGATTGA
- a CDS encoding P-II family nitrogen regulator, with product MPAVKAVLVTIIAESGLVPNLKDLVKRAGAKGYTIEEVASGFGTHGHRSGNLESDQTTKMLLVVSESVAHRIFEEIERTLEPLYAITVFRHEVDVLMPLVEN from the coding sequence ATGCCCGCAGTCAAGGCAGTTCTGGTTACCATCATTGCCGAAAGTGGTTTGGTACCGAATCTCAAGGATCTGGTGAAACGGGCGGGAGCGAAGGGCTATACGATCGAAGAGGTCGCTTCAGGATTCGGCACACATGGACACCGAAGCGGCAATCTGGAAAGTGACCAGACAACCAAGATGCTCCTAGTGGTTTCTGAATCAGTTGCGCACAGGATCTTTGAAGAGATCGAACGAACATTGGAACCACTTTATGCCATTACAGTATTCAGGCATGAGGTTGACGTCCTCATGCCCCTCGTCGAGAATTAA
- a CDS encoding Tll0287-like domain-containing protein, which produces MQFYGRGLLASVILSLFILSNPIAGMNMSAYQAEEEARLIAMLLSAGRVVIDRNQYLINDPNRDNKGFTPEVFERQVIEEFRIRTGVDLTKPALTHLRENVIVALGELLNSSKEIVAEAQPVINQTGVGFKNFIPATFGSRVSERFTSRSGIGLKQTTLQPRNPKNAPDPYEAAVLQRLLTQPSQSVTISEVPGGDNNLRLLIPIYYENDCLQCHGEPAGQLDISGYPKEGAHEGDLAGAISVSMPLDQR; this is translated from the coding sequence ATGCAGTTTTATGGACGAGGACTATTGGCAAGTGTCATTCTCAGCTTATTCATCTTATCGAATCCGATTGCCGGAATGAACATGTCGGCCTATCAAGCAGAGGAAGAAGCCCGGCTTATTGCTATGCTCCTCAGCGCAGGTCGGGTCGTCATTGACCGGAATCAATACTTAATCAATGATCCCAATCGAGACAACAAAGGATTCACCCCTGAGGTGTTTGAACGACAAGTGATTGAGGAATTTCGTATCCGCACAGGAGTCGACCTCACGAAACCAGCCCTGACCCATCTGCGAGAAAACGTGATTGTAGCCTTAGGTGAGTTATTGAACTCAAGCAAAGAAATCGTCGCTGAAGCACAGCCGGTTATAAACCAAACGGGAGTCGGGTTTAAAAATTTCATTCCCGCCACATTTGGCAGTCGCGTCTCTGAACGGTTTACTAGTAGGTCTGGCATTGGACTCAAACAGACCACCCTGCAACCACGAAACCCGAAGAATGCCCCGGATCCCTATGAAGCTGCCGTGTTACAACGATTGTTGACCCAACCAAGTCAATCTGTGACGATTAGCGAGGTGCCCGGAGGAGATAACAACCTCCGCCTCCTCATTCCGATCTATTATGAGAATGATTGTCTGCAGTGTCATGGGGAACCAGCCGGGCAATTGGACATTTCCGGATATCCAAAAGAAGGAGCGCACGAAGGTGATTTAGCCGGAGCGATTAGCGTGTCAATGCCACTGGACCAACGATGA
- a CDS encoding group I truncated hemoglobin: MRAWVRNVCLGLALGLSMSGAACSTVEPPAGKASASLYDRLGGKPAITAVIDEFVGNVANDARINSRFATTDIPKLKGHLVDQVCEATGGPCTYTGRDMKSTHAGMRITNADFTAMVEDLVTALNTFKVPKPEQDELLGLLGSMKSDIVEIP, encoded by the coding sequence ATGCGTGCATGGGTGAGGAATGTGTGTCTCGGGCTCGCTCTAGGGTTGTCCATGAGTGGGGCGGCCTGTTCAACGGTTGAACCCCCGGCGGGAAAGGCGAGTGCATCGTTGTACGACCGGTTAGGGGGAAAGCCGGCTATCACGGCGGTCATCGATGAATTTGTGGGCAATGTTGCTAACGATGCCCGTATTAATAGTCGCTTTGCCACTACCGATATTCCGAAACTGAAGGGACATCTGGTGGATCAAGTCTGTGAAGCGACTGGTGGGCCCTGCACCTATACGGGCAGGGACATGAAGTCGACGCATGCGGGAATGCGGATTACCAATGCCGACTTTACGGCTATGGTTGAGGACCTGGTCACGGCACTCAATACATTCAAGGTTCCGAAACCGGAACAGGATGAATTACTTGGGCTGCTCGGTTCCATGAAATCTGATATTGTCGAAATTCCATAA
- a CDS encoding sodium-dependent bicarbonate transport family permease — protein sequence MLEEFIYNFTHNLFKPLLLFFYLGFLVPILKVPFEFPHVLYKGLTIYLLIAIGWHGGEELASLSMAELQHALGFMVIGFFTNLIIGIAAYMILRKTNLRRIDAATVAGYYGSDSAGTFVTCLGVLAAANIAFAAYMPVLLAVMEIPGCLVALYLVSRLRASGRLDALGNMPDEPGYNPYARKLVDPTTEDEDSHSNHVEQIPDSLPAQSLGAAAAADYEEPKPIFSGKMLHEIFLNPGLYLLFGGILIGFISRLQGVKVTEVDDRFFVALFHGILSLFLLEMGMTASRRLKDLKHAGLSFILFGLIAPNVFATVGIVVAHGYSMLLGVPFTLGTYALFAVLCGAASYIAVPAVQRLAIPEASPTLPLAASLGLTFSYNVTIGIPVYIMIATALTRAIPVG from the coding sequence ATGCTTGAAGAATTTATATACAACTTTACCCATAACTTATTCAAACCGTTGTTACTATTTTTCTATCTTGGATTTTTAGTCCCCATCCTCAAAGTACCGTTTGAATTTCCACACGTCCTGTATAAGGGATTAACCATTTATCTTTTGATCGCTATCGGTTGGCACGGAGGCGAAGAACTGGCTTCTCTCTCAATGGCGGAATTGCAACATGCTCTTGGATTCATGGTAATTGGTTTTTTCACAAACCTGATCATCGGCATCGCCGCCTATATGATCCTTCGAAAAACAAATTTGCGGCGAATTGATGCTGCAACCGTAGCCGGATACTATGGCTCTGACTCAGCAGGGACTTTTGTCACCTGTCTCGGCGTACTGGCCGCGGCGAATATCGCCTTCGCAGCGTACATGCCGGTTCTTCTTGCCGTCATGGAAATCCCCGGCTGCCTGGTGGCCCTTTACCTCGTATCGCGCCTTCGGGCCTCCGGCCGGCTGGACGCTCTTGGGAATATGCCGGATGAGCCGGGATACAATCCTTACGCCCGCAAACTCGTAGACCCCACAACTGAAGACGAAGACAGTCACAGCAACCATGTCGAGCAGATTCCGGATTCTTTGCCGGCCCAGTCGCTGGGTGCGGCAGCCGCGGCCGACTACGAGGAACCAAAACCGATCTTTAGTGGAAAGATGCTACACGAGATTTTTCTGAACCCTGGACTGTATTTGCTCTTCGGGGGAATCTTGATTGGATTTATCAGCCGGCTCCAAGGTGTGAAGGTCACAGAAGTCGACGACAGATTCTTTGTTGCCCTCTTCCACGGCATCTTATCTCTCTTTTTATTGGAAATGGGAATGACCGCTAGCAGACGACTCAAAGACCTTAAACATGCAGGCCTCTCATTCATCCTATTCGGCCTCATCGCTCCAAACGTGTTTGCCACGGTTGGGATCGTGGTGGCTCATGGTTACAGTATGCTCCTCGGAGTACCCTTTACGCTCGGCACCTATGCCCTTTTTGCCGTGTTGTGTGGGGCAGCGTCATACATTGCAGTTCCGGCGGTTCAACGGCTGGCGATTCCAGAAGCGAGTCCGACCCTGCCATTGGCAGCCTCGTTAGGTCTGACGTTTTCATATAACGTGACGATCGGCATCCCCGTTTATATTATGATTGCCACGGCACTGACCAGAGCGATACCCGTTGGTTAA
- a CDS encoding MarR family winged helix-turn-helix transcriptional regulator produces the protein MSAQEANDVLERLCNLQRMEARAFGLRYGLQPVQMEALTYLTQCNRYSNTPQAVAEYLGLTKGTVSQSLKVLEQKGFLRKQADNEDKRIVRLAPTAKGSNLIKKALLTRSLEPALARTDSIKIAELTSALRSILRGMQQVNGRKAFGACHTCRFNEDHEKNGYVCGLTREPLSVQDIQLICREHQYPH, from the coding sequence ATGAGCGCACAAGAAGCCAATGATGTCTTAGAACGATTGTGCAACCTGCAACGGATGGAGGCACGGGCGTTTGGCCTGCGTTACGGATTACAACCCGTGCAGATGGAAGCGCTGACGTATCTGACGCAATGCAATCGCTATTCAAATACGCCGCAAGCCGTGGCGGAGTATCTGGGTCTCACGAAGGGAACCGTCTCACAATCGCTCAAGGTCTTAGAGCAGAAGGGATTCCTGCGGAAGCAGGCGGATAATGAGGACAAACGAATCGTACGCCTTGCGCCGACCGCCAAAGGGAGCAATCTCATAAAAAAGGCCCTTCTCACCAGAAGCCTGGAACCGGCACTGGCGAGGACGGATTCAATAAAAATCGCTGAACTGACTTCTGCATTGCGCTCAATCCTGCGAGGAATGCAGCAGGTCAATGGACGAAAAGCCTTCGGTGCCTGCCACACCTGTCGTTTCAATGAGGATCATGAGAAGAACGGGTATGTCTGCGGTTTGACACGAGAACCGTTAAGTGTGCAAGACATTCAATTGATTTGCCGCGAACACCAATATCCGCATTAG
- a CDS encoding BON domain-containing protein — protein MQSGLLMVGLTLMMGISMGCASTHLHESTGEYVDDSVITTKVKTALLRCPMVSGTAVHVETFKNRVQLSGFVDEMEQIEQAIKLSREIEGVGLVENRMSVK, from the coding sequence ATGCAAAGCGGTTTGCTTATGGTCGGGCTTACTCTCATGATGGGGATTTCCATGGGTTGCGCGAGCACCCACCTCCATGAAAGCACGGGAGAGTATGTTGATGATAGCGTTATAACGACCAAAGTAAAGACCGCTCTTCTCCGCTGTCCCATGGTGTCCGGCACTGCAGTCCATGTCGAGACGTTTAAAAATCGCGTGCAACTTAGTGGCTTTGTTGATGAAATGGAGCAAATAGAACAGGCGATTAAATTATCCAGAGAAATTGAGGGAGTGGGTTTGGTTGAAAATCGAATGAGTGTAAAATGA
- the lexA gene encoding transcriptional repressor LexA gives MTPEAFKQIRQRLGLTQTQLAERLRTTRMTITRYECGMRRIPGVVEAILSQLDSPTQIPMAGIVAAGNPIEPIPQTELVEVPPSMLRTGDNFALRVKGESMRDEGILPGDLVIVHKQRMARNGQTVVALVNREATIKKYYNKEGQIELHPANATMTPILVTPQDEFVIEGVVIGVIRHCG, from the coding sequence ATGACGCCTGAAGCCTTCAAACAGATCCGGCAACGCCTGGGATTAACCCAAACCCAACTAGCTGAACGTCTCCGCACCACTCGTATGACCATTACCCGCTATGAATGCGGAATGCGCCGAATTCCTGGAGTGGTCGAAGCCATCCTCTCCCAACTGGATTCTCCGACACAGATTCCCATGGCCGGCATCGTCGCGGCCGGCAACCCGATTGAGCCCATTCCCCAAACTGAGCTGGTGGAGGTTCCACCTTCCATGCTGCGAACGGGCGACAATTTCGCATTACGAGTGAAAGGTGAATCGATGCGGGATGAAGGCATCCTGCCGGGTGACCTGGTGATTGTACACAAGCAACGAATGGCGCGAAATGGACAAACCGTGGTCGCGCTGGTGAATCGGGAGGCGACGATTAAGAAATATTACAACAAAGAAGGGCAAATAGAACTGCATCCGGCGAACGCAACCATGACTCCGATTCTGGTGACTCCGCAGGATGAATTTGTGATTGAAGGAGTGGTGATCGGGGTCATTCGGCATTGTGGCTAG
- a CDS encoding thioredoxin family protein: MKKAVFYHAGCPVCVSAETMVTQAIDRQQYDLEIVHFAQTPGRVVEAETAGVKSVPALVLEGQVFHVNFGASMDDVKASI; the protein is encoded by the coding sequence ATGAAGAAGGCCGTGTTTTATCATGCAGGGTGCCCGGTCTGTGTTTCTGCGGAAACCATGGTGACTCAGGCCATCGATCGTCAGCAATACGATTTGGAAATCGTCCATTTTGCACAAACACCAGGTCGGGTGGTTGAGGCTGAAACGGCAGGTGTGAAGTCTGTTCCTGCCCTGGTGTTAGAGGGGCAGGTATTTCACGTGAATTTTGGTGCATCCATGGACGATGTGAAAGCCAGTATTTAA
- a CDS encoding TerC family protein, giving the protein MFEWLTSPEAWIALGTLTALEIVLGIDNIIFISILVGRLPENQRGFARRAGLGLAMVARLALLFSISWVMGLTEPLVTVFTHAISGRDIILVGGGLFLMAKATHEIHNSLEGLEEERGHTIVAASLGMVLVQIAVLDIVFSLDSVITAVGLVDQVSLMAIAIILAVLVMLMAAKAIGDFVDEHPTIKVLALSFLILVGVTLMVEGFEVHVPKGYIYFAMAFSVTVEMLNIRMRKKRAPVKLYKTISE; this is encoded by the coding sequence ATGTTTGAATGGCTGACAAGTCCTGAAGCATGGATCGCATTAGGCACGTTAACCGCGTTAGAAATTGTCCTGGGGATCGATAACATTATCTTCATCTCCATCCTTGTCGGACGTCTTCCCGAGAATCAGCGGGGGTTTGCCAGAAGAGCAGGGCTTGGTCTCGCCATGGTGGCACGCCTGGCATTGCTGTTTTCGATTTCATGGGTCATGGGGTTAACCGAACCCTTGGTGACGGTGTTCACCCACGCGATTTCAGGGCGCGATATTATTCTGGTCGGCGGTGGACTGTTTCTCATGGCGAAAGCCACGCATGAAATTCATAACAGCCTGGAAGGGCTGGAAGAAGAGAGGGGTCACACGATTGTGGCTGCCAGTTTGGGAATGGTTCTTGTCCAGATTGCGGTTTTGGATATTGTGTTTTCACTGGATTCGGTGATCACGGCGGTCGGTCTGGTGGATCAGGTTTCTCTCATGGCGATCGCCATCATCCTGGCCGTCCTCGTAATGCTGATGGCCGCAAAAGCGATTGGAGATTTTGTCGATGAGCATCCGACCATCAAAGTTCTTGCCCTCTCCTTTCTTATTCTGGTGGGTGTGACCCTGATGGTGGAGGGGTTCGAGGTGCATGTCCCGAAGGGCTATATTTATTTTGCGATGGCGTTTTCCGTCACGGTGGAAATGCTCAATATTCGCATGCGGAAAAAACGGGCCCCGGTCAAACTGTACAAGACGATTTCCGAATAG
- a CDS encoding BON domain-containing protein, translated as MKYSQDLRMVACLFFVLLMVGCAGGPQSESFGEHIDDSVITTKVKSALLSDPEVSGMDINVTTFKGRVQLNGLVNDAQQIEQAAQLARRVGGVRAVENNLSIK; from the coding sequence ATGAAATACTCTCAGGATTTGAGAATGGTCGCCTGTCTGTTCTTCGTTCTGCTGATGGTGGGCTGCGCGGGCGGACCTCAATCGGAAAGCTTTGGAGAACATATTGACGATAGTGTCATCACGACAAAGGTCAAATCCGCTCTCTTAAGTGATCCGGAAGTGTCGGGCATGGATATTAATGTGACGACCTTCAAAGGTCGTGTACAATTAAACGGTCTAGTGAATGATGCTCAGCAAATCGAACAGGCTGCGCAATTGGCCAGGCGAGTGGGTGGGGTCCGGGCAGTCGAGAACAATCTGTCCATCAAATAA
- a CDS encoding SOS response-associated peptidase, producing the protein MCGRFTRKENFQHLAEQLGLKVLPPLSPRYNIAPSQLVACVRTNLESEQRECTELKWGLVPSWAKDPSIGNKLINARGETVAEKPAFRKAFKQQRCLVLADGFYEWKQDGNTKQPYYVRFKDQRLFAFAGLWERWKENEADPLETCTIITTAPNAVMESIHHRMPVILNFNDYADWLDPSLQAVEQFNALLRPFPPEEMEAYPVSQLVNSPRNDRPECVAPIE; encoded by the coding sequence ATGTGCGGTCGCTTCACACGCAAAGAGAATTTCCAGCATTTGGCGGAACAGTTGGGTCTAAAGGTCCTCCCGCCATTGAGCCCACGCTACAACATTGCTCCATCGCAGTTGGTGGCCTGTGTGCGCACAAATCTTGAATCAGAACAACGAGAATGTACGGAATTGAAGTGGGGACTGGTGCCCTCCTGGGCTAAGGACCCCAGCATCGGAAATAAGTTGATTAATGCCCGCGGAGAGACTGTGGCGGAGAAGCCGGCTTTCCGCAAAGCATTTAAACAACAACGCTGCCTGGTCTTGGCCGATGGCTTTTACGAATGGAAACAGGACGGGAACACAAAACAACCCTATTACGTTCGATTTAAAGATCAACGGCTGTTTGCGTTCGCGGGCTTGTGGGAGCGATGGAAGGAAAACGAGGCGGACCCTCTTGAAACCTGCACAATCATTACGACTGCTCCCAATGCAGTCATGGAATCTATCCATCATCGAATGCCGGTCATTTTAAACTTCAACGATTATGCCGATTGGCTCGATCCATCTTTGCAAGCTGTTGAGCAATTCAACGCGTTGCTCCGTCCGTTTCCACCTGAGGAGATGGAAGCTTATCCCGTCAGTCAGCTTGTGAATAGTCCCAGAAATGATCGGCCTGAATGTGTGGCTCCTATTGAATGA
- a CDS encoding DNA polymerase III subunit alpha has product MSAFVHLHVHSEYSPMQGVASLETLCQTAKGQGAETLALTDTNGLYGAIRFIEVAQAHGLRPILGAELTHNRHRAVLLIKDSFGYTNLCRLLSQRHCDADFDCIAAVQEHRQGLIILSDDLSALTAWKRHSPSDLYVELSPGALMHQALAFSRRTRLPPVATNRVHFVTPQEFLFHQILRAIDLNTTLSQLPPEACCAPHHWLMPPARLASQFPHVPHAIANTWKIAQHCQTEWSFKETIFPSFRQLSDPHAFTLLREKTYDGARWRYGSLTPVVSGRIERELSVIGDKGYAHYFLVVDEIVRQAPRTCGRGSAAASIVSYCLGITHVDPIRHNLFFERFLNPGRHDPPDIDVDFPWDERDRIVDFVFARYGSRQAGMVANQNTLALRAAVREVAKVYGMPPAEIQQVSRLLTRLPLTDLPAQEFSVSPCSQSAIRQTPRLPNIRENGKLRSFPPSPSSRPHNRKRLDSHLDGAQAFTDLREPWPEIVRLALQLQGRFRHLSLHCGGIVIVPDDIRRYVPVEVAAKGIPVIQWEKDQTEDAGLVKIDLLGNRSLAVIRDALAAIAEHTGRHIDYATWDPLTDPKTQQLIQRGETIGCFYIESPATRLLLKKLWTGMPADRRMHADVFEYLVIVSSLIRPAANRFIQEFVRRAHGGAYRPLHPLVEDVLGETHGIMVYQEDVTKVAMGLAGFSVEDGDQLRKILSKKHKQRRLRDYQCQFVDGARARGVDARTIERAWAMTMSFTGYSFCKPHSASYAQVSFKSAYLRAHYPGEFMAAVISNQGGFYSTFAYLSEARRMGLTVLSSDINASGWAYEGEGTTIRMGFMQIKGIVRGFIDRLLEERSRHGLFQSFHDFLSRLNPEPAQTRLLVLAGCFDAIAGEVTRPGLLWRVYAEHPTFGVSSPRSVAQHATPLLPSVRLIPIPDEYDIERLIQHEIELFGFPLRCHPLTLYARHLQSLHITPATEMAMHIGRRIMMVGWLITEKAALTKHGNPMEFITLEDTTALYDATLFPEIFQRYGPLLTNDRPLLLEGLVEEDFTATTLTVQHMRVIG; this is encoded by the coding sequence ATGTCAGCCTTTGTCCATTTACACGTTCATTCGGAGTACTCACCGATGCAAGGAGTGGCTTCACTGGAAACCTTGTGCCAGACGGCAAAGGGACAGGGAGCCGAGACACTTGCCCTGACCGATACGAACGGCTTGTATGGTGCCATTCGCTTTATCGAAGTTGCACAGGCCCATGGCTTACGCCCGATCCTGGGAGCCGAACTGACCCACAACCGGCACCGCGCCGTGCTCCTGATCAAAGATTCTTTTGGCTATACCAATCTCTGCCGCCTACTCTCCCAACGCCATTGCGATGCCGACTTTGACTGTATCGCCGCGGTCCAGGAGCATCGCCAAGGACTGATCATTCTCTCTGATGATCTTTCCGCACTGACGGCCTGGAAACGTCACTCCCCTAGCGATCTGTACGTAGAGCTCTCGCCTGGTGCACTCATGCACCAGGCCCTGGCCTTTAGCCGCCGCACACGCCTTCCTCCCGTCGCGACCAACCGGGTGCATTTCGTGACCCCCCAGGAATTCCTCTTCCATCAAATTCTCCGCGCGATCGACTTAAATACCACCCTCTCTCAATTACCGCCGGAGGCCTGCTGTGCACCCCATCATTGGTTGATGCCACCTGCGAGACTGGCTTCACAGTTTCCCCATGTGCCTCACGCGATAGCCAACACCTGGAAGATCGCGCAGCACTGCCAGACCGAGTGGTCGTTCAAAGAGACGATTTTCCCGAGTTTTCGCCAGCTCTCCGATCCCCATGCCTTCACTCTGCTACGCGAGAAGACCTACGACGGGGCCCGATGGCGGTACGGCTCACTGACACCGGTCGTGAGTGGTCGTATCGAACGTGAGTTGAGCGTCATCGGGGATAAAGGTTACGCCCATTATTTTCTGGTGGTTGACGAGATTGTCCGCCAGGCGCCTCGCACCTGTGGCCGGGGATCGGCGGCGGCATCCATCGTGTCCTATTGCCTGGGCATTACCCATGTGGATCCCATCCGGCACAATCTGTTCTTTGAACGTTTTTTAAATCCCGGGCGTCACGATCCGCCGGATATCGACGTGGATTTTCCCTGGGATGAGCGGGACCGCATTGTGGATTTTGTCTTTGCCCGCTATGGCAGCCGGCAGGCCGGCATGGTGGCCAATCAGAATACACTGGCGCTTCGGGCAGCCGTGCGGGAAGTCGCCAAAGTCTATGGCATGCCTCCGGCGGAAATTCAGCAGGTGAGTCGACTGTTGACCCGTCTCCCGCTCACCGATCTTCCGGCTCAAGAGTTCTCTGTCTCCCCATGTAGCCAATCTGCGATCCGGCAGACTCCCCGCCTTCCCAATATTCGAGAAAATGGAAAGCTTCGCTCTTTCCCACCTTCGCCGTCTTCGAGACCACACAATAGAAAGAGACTCGACTCCCACCTTGATGGGGCCCAGGCGTTCACCGATTTACGCGAGCCATGGCCGGAAATTGTCAGACTCGCTCTTCAACTTCAGGGACGGTTTCGTCATCTGTCGCTGCATTGCGGGGGCATCGTGATTGTTCCTGACGATATCCGTCGCTATGTCCCGGTAGAAGTGGCCGCAAAGGGTATTCCGGTCATTCAATGGGAAAAGGATCAAACGGAAGATGCCGGCCTGGTCAAAATCGATCTCCTGGGCAACCGATCATTAGCCGTCATTCGGGATGCCCTTGCGGCAATTGCAGAACACACCGGCCGACACATCGACTATGCCACCTGGGATCCATTAACCGACCCCAAAACGCAACAGCTCATTCAACGGGGCGAAACCATCGGTTGTTTTTATATTGAATCGCCTGCCACCCGACTGCTTCTCAAAAAGCTCTGGACGGGCATGCCGGCGGATCGGCGCATGCATGCGGACGTCTTTGAGTATCTCGTCATCGTCTCATCATTGATTCGTCCCGCCGCAAACCGGTTCATTCAAGAATTTGTCCGGCGGGCGCATGGAGGCGCCTATCGTCCCCTGCATCCGTTAGTGGAAGACGTGCTCGGGGAAACCCATGGCATCATGGTGTATCAGGAAGACGTGACCAAAGTGGCCATGGGTCTGGCGGGGTTTTCCGTGGAAGATGGCGACCAACTGAGGAAAATCCTCAGCAAAAAACATAAGCAACGCCGGCTTCGCGATTATCAATGCCAATTTGTCGACGGCGCGCGCGCGCGCGGTGTGGATGCGCGAACGATCGAGCGAGCATGGGCAATGACGATGAGTTTTACCGGCTATAGTTTTTGCAAACCGCATTCGGCCAGTTATGCGCAGGTGTCATTTAAGTCGGCCTATCTCCGCGCCCATTATCCTGGGGAATTCATGGCCGCCGTCATCAGCAACCAGGGTGGATTTTATTCAACCTTCGCCTATCTGTCAGAAGCCCGCCGGATGGGATTGACCGTGCTCTCCTCGGACATCAATGCCAGTGGATGGGCATACGAGGGAGAAGGAACGACCATCCGCATGGGCTTCATGCAAATCAAAGGCATCGTACGGGGATTCATTGATCGGCTTCTCGAAGAACGATCCCGCCACGGCCTGTTTCAGTCGTTTCATGATTTTTTGAGCAGGCTCAACCCCGAACCGGCGCAGACGCGTTTATTGGTTCTGGCAGGTTGCTTCGATGCTATTGCCGGTGAGGTCACCCGCCCCGGCCTGCTGTGGCGGGTCTATGCCGAGCATCCAACCTTTGGCGTCTCCTCACCCAGATCAGTTGCACAACACGCCACCCCGCTGTTGCCATCCGTTCGTCTGATTCCGATTCCGGATGAATATGACATTGAACGGCTGATCCAGCATGAGATTGAGCTCTTCGGCTTCCCTCTCCGTTGTCATCCGTTGACGCTCTATGCGAGACATTTGCAAAGCCTGCACATCACTCCCGCAACAGAGATGGCTATGCATATCGGCCGTCGAATCATGATGGTTGGCTGGCTGATCACGGAAAAAGCCGCCTTGACGAAACATGGCAACCCCATGGAATTTATTACGCTGGAAGATACCACGGCACTTTACGATGCCACGCTGTTCCCCGAAATATTCCAACGATACGGACCGTTACTCACGAACGATCGGCCGCTTCTTCTGGAGGGATTGGTGGAAGAAGACTTCACCGCCACCACACTGACGGTGCAGCATATGCGAGTGATCGGTTAA